The following proteins come from a genomic window of Flavobacteriaceae bacterium MAR_2010_188:
- a CDS encoding methylated-DNA-protein-cysteine methyltransferase related protein: MKQETLSFFEKVYSVVRQIPDGKVTSYGAIANYLGAKSSSRMVGYAMNSSHGKDVPAHRVVNRNGLLTGKHHFSGTNLMQQLLEEEGHQIVDDAIIDFKENYWDPNLEL, from the coding sequence ATGAAACAAGAAACTCTAAGTTTTTTTGAAAAGGTATATAGTGTGGTGCGACAAATACCAGATGGAAAAGTAACTAGTTACGGCGCAATTGCAAACTATTTAGGAGCCAAAAGCAGCTCCAGAATGGTTGGTTATGCAATGAACAGTTCACACGGCAAGGACGTCCCTGCTCATCGTGTGGTTAATAGAAATGGGTTATTGACCGGCAAACACCACTTTAGCGGCACTAATCTTATGCAGCAATTGTTAGAGGAAGAAGGGCATCAAATAGTTGATGATGCAATCATTGATTTCAAGGAAAATTATTGGGATCCAAACTTAGAGCTTTAG
- a CDS encoding ATP-binding protein involved in chromosome partitioning, with protein sequence MKLKKQDILDALKHITAPGEGENMVDSGAVKNVMTFADEVIVDITITNPSLQAKKKTEVEILKIIHQKVYEKAKITVNVTVDAPSKPKNEIKGKPIPGIKNIIAVASGKGGVGKSTVTANIGATLSKMGFNVGILDADIYGPSIPIMFDVVNARPLSVNIDGKSKMKPVESYGVKILSIGFFTKPDQAVVWRGPMASKALNQMIFDAAWGELDFLLIDLPPGTGDIHLSIMQALPITGAVIVSTPQNVALADAKKGVAMFQQESINVPVLGIVENMAFFTPEELPNNKYYIFGKEGAQRLAEDLNVRLLGEIPLVQSIREAGDVGRPAALQTATPLEKSFEDLTKNIVEEVVKRNENLPPTEAIRITTMAGCSAVKKN encoded by the coding sequence ATGAAACTTAAAAAACAAGATATTCTTGATGCTCTAAAGCATATCACTGCACCAGGTGAAGGAGAAAATATGGTGGATAGTGGCGCAGTTAAGAATGTAATGACCTTTGCAGATGAAGTGATTGTAGATATTACGATAACTAATCCGAGTCTTCAAGCTAAGAAAAAGACAGAAGTAGAAATATTAAAGATCATTCACCAAAAGGTTTATGAGAAGGCAAAAATTACCGTCAACGTAACTGTAGATGCGCCCTCTAAGCCCAAGAACGAAATCAAAGGAAAACCAATTCCTGGGATTAAAAACATCATCGCGGTTGCCTCCGGAAAAGGAGGCGTAGGTAAATCCACCGTTACCGCCAACATTGGGGCTACATTGTCGAAAATGGGTTTTAACGTGGGGATTTTAGATGCAGACATCTATGGCCCGTCCATACCAATTATGTTCGATGTGGTAAATGCACGTCCACTTTCGGTGAATATCGACGGAAAATCAAAAATGAAACCAGTAGAAAGTTACGGAGTAAAAATACTTTCGATTGGTTTCTTCACCAAGCCAGACCAAGCAGTGGTCTGGCGTGGGCCAATGGCTTCAAAAGCGCTTAATCAGATGATCTTTGATGCCGCTTGGGGAGAACTGGATTTCTTATTGATTGATCTTCCTCCTGGTACGGGCGATATTCATCTTAGCATTATGCAAGCGCTTCCAATTACCGGAGCTGTAATCGTCAGTACACCGCAAAATGTTGCTTTGGCAGATGCTAAGAAAGGTGTTGCGATGTTTCAACAAGAAAGTATTAACGTTCCTGTTTTAGGAATCGTAGAAAATATGGCATTTTTCACCCCAGAAGAACTGCCAAATAATAAATATTATATCTTCGGAAAAGAAGGTGCACAAAGATTGGCAGAAGACCTTAATGTTAGATTGCTTGGTGAGATTCCACTTGTGCAGAGTATAAGAGAAGCAGGGGATGTAGGGAGACCAGCAGCGTTACAAACCGCTACGCCACTAGAAAAATCTTTTGAGGACCTTACCAAGAACATCGTTGAAGAAGTTGTAAAACGAAATGAAAATTTACCGCCAACCGAAGCGATTAGGATTACGACCATGGCAGGTTGCTCGGCAGTGAAAAAAAATTAA
- a CDS encoding Fe-S cluster biogenesis protein NfuA, 4Fe-4S-binding domain, translated as MTTEELRVNIEKALDEIRPFLQSDGGDISLISIEDDKLVKVQLQGACISCTVNQMTLKSGVEMTIKKYAPQIEQVININ; from the coding sequence ATGACTACAGAAGAATTAAGGGTAAATATTGAAAAAGCATTAGATGAAATTCGGCCTTTTCTTCAAAGTGATGGAGGTGATATTTCTTTAATTTCTATTGAAGATGATAAGCTGGTCAAGGTTCAACTGCAGGGAGCATGTATATCTTGTACCGTCAACCAAATGACCCTTAAGTCTGGTGTAGAAATGACGATTAAGAAGTATGCGCCACAGATTGAACAAGTCATCAATATCAATTAA
- a CDS encoding thioredoxin reductase (NADPH): MIKTDILIIGAGPTGLFAVFEAGLLKLKCHLIDALPQIGGQCSEIYPKKPIYDIPGFPEILAGDLTANLMEQCKQFKPGFTLGERAETLEKLEDGTFIVTTNKGTKHHAPIIAIAGGLGSFEPRKPIIHNITQFEDSGVEYIIKDPMFYKNKRVVISGGGDSALDWTIFLANIASEVTLIHRRNEFRGALDSVEKVQELKDAGKVNVITPAEVVGIVGDDKVEALVVSQSQHIAKEFEIETDHFIPLFGLSPKLGPIANWGLDIEKNAIKVNNALDYQTNIPGVFAIGDVNTYPGKLKLILCGFHEATLMCQAAYQILNPGKRYVMKYTTVSGVDGFDGTRKEAPKAVVKEIN, from the coding sequence ATGATTAAGACAGATATACTAATTATAGGCGCAGGGCCAACCGGATTATTTGCAGTTTTTGAAGCAGGATTATTAAAGTTGAAATGTCATTTAATTGATGCTCTTCCTCAGATAGGAGGACAGTGTTCCGAAATTTATCCTAAAAAACCCATTTATGACATTCCTGGGTTTCCGGAGATTCTTGCTGGAGATTTAACCGCGAATCTAATGGAACAATGCAAGCAATTTAAACCTGGTTTTACCTTGGGTGAGCGCGCAGAAACCTTAGAAAAGCTAGAGGACGGTACATTTATCGTGACTACAAATAAGGGAACAAAACACCATGCTCCAATTATTGCAATTGCTGGCGGACTAGGAAGTTTTGAACCTCGGAAGCCTATAATTCACAACATCACTCAGTTTGAAGATTCTGGAGTTGAATATATAATTAAGGATCCAATGTTTTATAAGAACAAGAGGGTAGTGATTTCTGGTGGGGGCGATTCCGCCTTAGACTGGACTATTTTTCTTGCAAATATCGCTTCAGAAGTAACGCTTATTCATCGAAGGAATGAGTTTAGGGGAGCGCTGGACTCAGTTGAGAAAGTTCAAGAACTTAAGGACGCAGGTAAGGTGAATGTTATCACACCGGCAGAGGTTGTGGGCATTGTAGGAGATGACAAAGTTGAAGCGCTAGTGGTTTCCCAATCACAGCACATTGCCAAAGAATTTGAAATTGAAACTGATCATTTTATTCCGTTGTTCGGTCTTTCTCCAAAATTAGGACCGATTGCTAATTGGGGTCTAGACATTGAAAAAAATGCGATAAAGGTTAATAATGCGCTAGATTATCAGACCAATATACCTGGAGTTTTTGCAATCGGGGATGTTAATACGTATCCGGGGAAGTTAAAATTAATCTTATGCGGTTTTCACGAAGCGACCTTAATGTGCCAAGCAGCTTATCAAATTTTGAATCCGGGTAAAAGATACGTGATGAAATACACGACCGTAAGTGGAGTAGATGGCTTTGATGGAACTAGGAAAGAAGCTCCGAAGGCAGTGGTGAAGGAGATTAATTAG
- a CDS encoding Transposase InsO and inactivated derivatives, which yields MSFSLNSLYKEAGLSKQAIAQYDARQKVFDSKTAQLVLGADELREDHPGCGVEKMYHTLRPDFIGRDRFIELMMELGYRLKRKRNYKRTTIASKIYWPNLIKGMEIDRPSMVWQSDITYIPIGNRHYYAVFIIDVYTKKIVGYKVSDNMRAQANIDALNMALSGNDAPLVHHSDRGSQYTYKEYIRLLKHNGSQISMALSAQDNAFAERINRTIKEEYLDHWKPKDFGQLKRMTAKAVKNYNNKRIHDNNDRMSPERFITQFSFLRPKERKMMTIFNNELIN from the coding sequence ATGAGTTTTTCCCTGAACAGTCTCTACAAAGAGGCCGGCCTGAGCAAACAGGCCATCGCGCAGTACGATGCGCGGCAAAAGGTCTTTGACAGCAAAACAGCACAGCTGGTCCTTGGAGCGGACGAACTGCGGGAGGACCATCCAGGTTGTGGGGTGGAGAAGATGTACCATACGCTCAGGCCCGACTTTATCGGAAGGGATCGGTTTATAGAACTGATGATGGAACTGGGATATCGGTTGAAGCGCAAAAGGAACTATAAAAGAACCACGATCGCTTCAAAGATCTATTGGCCCAACCTCATAAAGGGAATGGAGATCGACCGCCCATCGATGGTGTGGCAGTCTGATATCACCTATATACCCATTGGCAACAGGCATTATTACGCAGTCTTTATAATAGATGTCTATACCAAGAAGATCGTAGGTTATAAGGTCTCTGACAATATGAGGGCACAGGCAAATATTGATGCCCTGAATATGGCCTTGAGCGGTAACGATGCCCCATTGGTACACCACAGTGACAGGGGAAGCCAATATACCTATAAAGAGTACATAAGGCTTTTGAAGCACAATGGAAGCCAGATAAGCATGGCACTCTCCGCACAGGACAACGCCTTTGCCGAGCGTATCAACAGGACCATAAAGGAAGAATACCTGGACCACTGGAAACCCAAGGACTTTGGTCAGTTAAAAAGGATGACCGCAAAGGCGGTAAAGAATTATAACAACAAAAGGATACATGATAATAACGACAGAATGAGCCCTGAAAGGTTCATAACCCAGTTTTCTTTCTTGAGGCCTAAAGAAAGAAAAATGATGACTATTTTTAACAATGAATTGATTAACTAA
- a CDS encoding ferredoxin, 2Fe-2S, giving the protein MTEDVKIKIIDRDGVEHIIDAPTDMAMNLMEVIRSYELAPEGTIGVCGGMAMCASCQCYILSDHQLAEMQDEEEAMLSEAFNVKDNSRLGCQIHINESLEGLEVEIAPES; this is encoded by the coding sequence ATGACCGAAGACGTTAAAATCAAAATTATAGATAGGGATGGGGTAGAGCATATTATCGATGCTCCTACCGATATGGCCATGAATTTAATGGAGGTTATTAGAAGTTACGAATTGGCGCCTGAAGGTACCATTGGTGTTTGTGGAGGAATGGCGATGTGTGCTTCATGCCAATGTTATATATTATCTGACCACCAATTAGCAGAAATGCAAGATGAAGAAGAAGCCATGTTAAGCGAAGCTTTCAACGTAAAAGATAATAGTCGCTTGGGCTGTCAAATTCACATTAATGAATCCTTGGAAGGTTTAGAAGTTGAAATTGCACCAGAAAGCTAG
- a CDS encoding Lysophospholipase L1, translated as MKFMSSIIIIFFTFLMSCSTDDSATINPDAENPNPTTSSQYKYLALGDSYTIGQSVCETCRFPEQLKDSILNKIDDSSIDLDIIAVTGWTTTNLKTAINAQNPSDDYDLVTLLIGVNNQYQGKPFSLYENEFPELLNTAIEKAKGNKERVVVVSIPDYAYTPFGRTTSNPERISQELDRYNAFAKEIAEQEGVTFVNITDITREGNSDPSLVASDGLHPSEKAYSRFVETLLPLAIEKIKIEN; from the coding sequence ATGAAATTTATGAGCTCAATTATTATAATATTTTTCACCTTCTTGATGAGTTGTAGCACAGATGACAGCGCTACCATAAATCCAGATGCTGAAAATCCCAATCCTACAACTTCATCGCAATACAAATATCTGGCGCTTGGCGATAGTTATACAATCGGGCAAAGTGTTTGTGAGACCTGTAGATTTCCAGAACAGTTAAAGGATAGTATTTTAAATAAAATCGACGACTCTTCAATTGACCTCGATATCATTGCAGTTACAGGATGGACCACTACCAATCTCAAAACGGCCATCAACGCGCAGAATCCTTCTGACGACTATGATTTGGTTACGCTTTTAATAGGGGTGAACAATCAATATCAAGGAAAGCCATTTTCGTTGTATGAAAATGAATTCCCAGAGTTGCTCAATACAGCAATTGAAAAGGCGAAGGGCAACAAAGAACGTGTTGTTGTAGTTTCTATTCCAGATTATGCATACACCCCATTTGGGCGAACTACTTCTAATCCCGAAAGGATTTCACAGGAATTGGATAGATACAATGCATTCGCCAAAGAAATTGCTGAACAAGAAGGGGTTACTTTTGTGAATATTACGGATATAACGCGTGAAGGTAATTCTGATCCATCTTTAGTTGCTTCGGATGGCTTACATCCTTCAGAAAAAGCATATTCAAGATTTGTTGAGACACTGTTGCCTTTAGCAATAGAGAAGATTAAGATTGAAAACTAG
- a CDS encoding glutaryl-CoA dehydrogenase, translated as MNMKPDLFEAPDYYNIDDLLTEEHKLVRSAAREWVKRDVSPIIEEYAQRAEFPEQIIQGLAEIGAFGPYIPEEYGGAGLDQISYGLIMQEIERGDSGVRSTASVQSSLVMYPIWKYGNEEQRQKYLPKLASGEWMGCFGLTEPDHGSNPGGMTTNFKDKGDHYLLNGAKMWISNAPFAQVAVVWAKNEDGRIHGLIVERGMEGFTTPETHNKWSLRASSTGELIFDNVKVPKENLLPNKSGLGAPLGCLDSARFGIAWGAIGAAMDCYDTALRYSKERMQFGKPIGQFQLQQKKLAEMITEITKAQLLAWRLGVLRNEDKATSAQISMAKRNNVNMAIEIAREARQILGGMGITGEYSIMRHSMNLESVITYEGTHDIHLLITGLDITGLDAFK; from the coding sequence ATGAATATGAAGCCAGATTTATTTGAAGCTCCAGATTATTATAACATTGACGATTTACTAACAGAAGAGCACAAATTAGTAAGAAGTGCGGCAAGAGAGTGGGTAAAACGAGATGTCTCCCCTATTATTGAAGAATATGCCCAAAGAGCTGAATTCCCAGAACAAATCATACAAGGTTTAGCAGAAATCGGCGCATTTGGACCTTACATTCCAGAAGAGTATGGCGGAGCTGGGTTAGACCAGATTTCCTACGGATTGATTATGCAGGAAATTGAAAGAGGAGATTCTGGCGTTAGAAGTACCGCTTCGGTTCAATCTTCATTGGTCATGTATCCTATCTGGAAATACGGTAACGAAGAACAGAGACAGAAATATTTACCAAAATTGGCTAGCGGAGAATGGATGGGTTGTTTTGGTCTTACCGAGCCAGACCATGGTTCAAATCCGGGTGGAATGACCACCAATTTTAAGGATAAAGGCGACCATTATTTGTTAAATGGTGCAAAGATGTGGATTTCTAATGCACCTTTTGCCCAGGTCGCAGTTGTTTGGGCAAAGAATGAAGATGGAAGGATTCATGGACTAATCGTTGAGCGAGGCATGGAAGGTTTTACAACTCCAGAAACCCATAACAAGTGGTCCTTGAGAGCTTCTTCTACGGGCGAGTTAATATTTGATAATGTAAAGGTTCCTAAAGAAAATCTTTTACCAAATAAGTCTGGTCTTGGCGCACCTTTGGGTTGCTTGGACTCTGCACGTTTTGGAATCGCTTGGGGTGCAATTGGCGCTGCAATGGATTGTTACGACACGGCATTGAGATATAGTAAGGAACGCATGCAATTCGGCAAGCCGATTGGGCAGTTCCAACTTCAACAAAAAAAATTGGCCGAGATGATTACTGAAATCACCAAAGCTCAACTTTTAGCTTGGCGATTAGGTGTCCTTAGAAATGAGGATAAAGCAACTTCAGCCCAAATCTCTATGGCCAAAAGAAACAACGTAAATATGGCAATTGAAATAGCGAGAGAAGCAAGACAGATTTTGGGGGGAATGGGAATCACAGGAGAGTATTCCATTATGAGACATTCTATGAATCTCGAAAGCGTCATTACGTATGAAGGCACTCATGATATTCATTTATTAATCACTGGACTCGATATTACAGGGCTAGACGCTTTTAAATAA
- a CDS encoding amino acid/polyamine/organocation transporter, APC superfamily encodes MAKNQKIGLITSTSLVIGNMIGVGIFVLPAALASYGSISLLGWIFTAAGALVLAKIFGNCSKIIVNQSGGPYTYARAGFGDFIGFLVAWGYWLSIWISNSAIAIAIVGALTFFFPDLETNNVLRLLLGLGFIWLFAFINSRGIKSSGRIQVITTVLKILPLIFVIIVGLFFFKFENFPAFNITGETDLTALATVATLTLYAFMGIESATVPAENVDNPEITVSQATMLGSIITTIIYILGTVVLFGILPVDLLQNSAAPFAEAAKMIGGEYSGYFVAVGVIISGLGVLNGWTLIMGQIPLATAKDGLFPKIFKRENKQGAPIFGIIIGSVLTSLLLIMNFTDGLVDQFKFIVEIAVFVVLVPYLIVAAAYVMILIDRNLHFNNRIKTFLLGGIGMAFSIWAIYGSGRDTVFYGFLMLILGIPCYLIIKWNSRNTQK; translated from the coding sequence ATGGCGAAAAATCAAAAAATTGGACTTATAACTTCTACTTCATTGGTTATAGGTAATATGATTGGCGTCGGAATATTTGTTCTTCCTGCGGCATTAGCCAGTTACGGAAGCATAAGTTTATTAGGATGGATTTTTACGGCGGCAGGAGCATTGGTCTTGGCTAAAATCTTTGGAAATTGTAGTAAAATCATAGTCAACCAAAGTGGCGGACCATACACTTATGCGAGAGCTGGTTTTGGCGATTTTATTGGGTTTTTGGTGGCTTGGGGGTATTGGTTGTCTATTTGGATCAGTAATAGCGCAATTGCCATCGCGATTGTCGGCGCACTGACGTTTTTCTTTCCTGATCTTGAAACAAATAATGTCCTACGCTTACTCTTAGGCCTTGGTTTCATATGGCTCTTTGCCTTCATTAACTCGAGAGGTATAAAATCTTCGGGGAGGATTCAGGTGATTACGACCGTACTTAAAATCCTGCCCTTGATATTTGTTATAATAGTTGGGCTGTTCTTTTTCAAATTTGAAAATTTCCCAGCCTTTAATATAACGGGTGAAACCGACCTCACCGCCTTGGCCACTGTTGCAACCTTAACACTTTATGCCTTTATGGGAATCGAATCTGCTACCGTTCCGGCGGAAAATGTAGATAATCCAGAAATAACCGTATCTCAAGCCACTATGTTGGGCTCTATCATAACTACGATAATTTATATTTTAGGAACGGTGGTATTGTTCGGAATCTTACCCGTCGATTTATTACAAAATTCAGCAGCACCTTTTGCAGAAGCCGCTAAGATGATCGGTGGAGAATATTCTGGATATTTTGTCGCGGTCGGTGTGATTATTTCAGGGTTAGGAGTCTTAAATGGTTGGACTCTTATTATGGGTCAAATACCACTGGCGACTGCTAAGGATGGTCTGTTCCCGAAGATTTTTAAGAGGGAAAATAAGCAGGGGGCACCAATCTTTGGGATTATAATCGGGAGTGTCCTTACCAGTCTTTTGCTAATAATGAACTTTACCGATGGTTTGGTAGATCAATTCAAATTTATCGTAGAGATTGCAGTGTTCGTGGTTTTGGTTCCTTATTTAATTGTTGCAGCAGCTTATGTTATGATTTTGATCGATAGAAATCTTCATTTTAACAATCGCATAAAAACATTTTTGCTCGGCGGCATTGGTATGGCTTTTTCAATTTGGGCAATTTATGGCTCTGGGCGCGATACCGTATTTTATGGATTTTTAATGTTGATTTTGGGAATTCCTTGCTACCTCATTATTAAATGGAATAGCAGAAATACTCAAAAATAA
- a CDS encoding tRNA1Val (adenine37-N6)-methyltransferase: MSKFKFKKFSVNQNRCAMKIGTDSVLLGAWTTIDYDANSILDIGAGTGILSLMMAQRSSAETIDAVEIDDEAYEQCVENFENSIWADRLFCYHASLEEFVAEIDDKYDLIISNPPFFEGSLDRSDENSRAIARTNDYLPFNHLCESVSQLLKRDGMFAVVIPISSESEFLEIAACFNLKPQRVLHVKGTESSPIKRTLIEFTFQIKKLKTEELVIEIERHQYTPEYIELTKDFYLKM, from the coding sequence ATGAGTAAATTCAAATTCAAGAAATTCTCAGTTAACCAAAATCGTTGTGCCATGAAAATAGGGACCGACTCGGTATTACTTGGCGCTTGGACTACAATCGATTATGACGCCAATTCTATATTGGATATCGGTGCAGGCACAGGAATACTTTCCCTAATGATGGCCCAGCGCAGTTCGGCAGAAACTATTGATGCCGTTGAAATTGACGATGAGGCTTACGAGCAGTGCGTCGAGAATTTTGAAAACTCAATTTGGGCCGACCGACTATTTTGCTATCACGCTTCGTTGGAAGAATTTGTAGCTGAAATTGACGATAAGTACGACCTCATCATAAGCAATCCACCATTCTTTGAAGGTTCTCTAGATAGGTCAGATGAAAATTCACGAGCCATAGCTCGAACTAATGATTATTTACCCTTCAATCATTTGTGTGAATCTGTTTCACAACTTCTTAAACGAGATGGAATGTTTGCGGTGGTAATCCCCATTAGCTCAGAATCAGAATTTTTAGAAATTGCCGCCTGCTTCAACTTAAAACCTCAACGTGTACTGCATGTAAAAGGAACAGAATCTTCTCCAATTAAACGAACGCTGATAGAATTCACTTTTCAAATTAAGAAATTGAAGACAGAAGAATTGGTTATTGAAATCGAAAGGCACCAGTATACACCAGAATACATCGAACTTACCAAGGATTTTTATTTGAAGATGTAG
- a CDS encoding four helix bundle protein — translation MEKVYNLEDRTYLFAKNCRIVCKDLNKTLSNIEDSKQLIRSSGSIAANYIEANEKLGAKELKFRLKIARKEAKESLLWLKLLRDMNPNQNEIALLISEAEELRKILSAIINKT, via the coding sequence ATGGAAAAAGTATATAATTTGGAAGACCGCACCTATCTTTTCGCAAAGAACTGTAGGATTGTCTGCAAAGACCTAAATAAAACACTTTCTAATATTGAAGACAGCAAACAACTTATAAGGTCTTCTGGCTCTATTGCTGCTAATTATATTGAAGCTAATGAGAAATTAGGCGCGAAAGAGTTAAAATTTAGATTGAAAATTGCTAGGAAGGAAGCCAAGGAATCGCTTTTATGGCTAAAGTTGTTAAGGGATATGAATCCCAATCAGAATGAAATAGCTCTACTAATATCCGAAGCAGAAGAATTAAGAAAGATTTTATCTGCAATCATTAATAAAACTTGA
- a CDS encoding 16S rRNA processing protein RimM: MKKKDCFFLGKIVKKYSFKGELLAKLDTDEPELYDQLESILIDVRGKLLPFFVERSQLHKSDLLRLKLEDVETEADADALIKAELYLPLTFLPKLEGDKFYFHEVIGFTVVDKSFGEVGIIIGVNDTTAQALFEIDREGTEILVPLNDHFIQKLDRKNKILNIDVPEGLIELYLS, encoded by the coding sequence ATGAAGAAAAAGGACTGTTTCTTTTTGGGGAAGATTGTAAAGAAGTATAGTTTTAAAGGTGAATTACTCGCCAAACTCGACACCGACGAGCCAGAACTCTATGATCAACTCGAAAGTATATTGATAGATGTGCGCGGAAAACTCCTGCCTTTTTTTGTTGAAAGATCGCAACTTCATAAATCAGATTTACTTCGTTTAAAATTGGAAGATGTAGAAACTGAGGCAGACGCCGATGCATTAATCAAAGCAGAGCTTTACCTTCCACTTACATTTTTACCAAAATTAGAGGGTGATAAATTCTATTTCCATGAAGTAATCGGATTCACCGTAGTCGATAAAAGCTTCGGTGAAGTTGGAATTATAATTGGAGTCAACGATACCACGGCTCAAGCCTTGTTTGAAATAGACCGCGAAGGCACAGAAATATTAGTTCCACTAAACGATCATTTTATTCAGAAACTAGATAGGAAAAACAAAATCCTAAATATCGATGTGCCTGAAGGTTTGATCGAACTTTACCTATCCTAG
- a CDS encoding SSU ribosomal protein S16P has product MPVKIRLQRHGKKNSPYYWIVAADARSKRDGKYLEKLGAYNPTTNPATVELDVDSAVKWLQNGAQPTDTAKAILSYKGALLKKHLAVGVTKGALTEEQAEEKFNAWLDEKEGKIDSKKDSLAKKQADEKAKILEAEKAINDARTAVEVEEAAAETEAETATEEAVVEEAAAEEPKAEETTEAKEEPKAEVKEDKKDEE; this is encoded by the coding sequence ATGCCAGTAAAAATTAGATTACAAAGACACGGTAAAAAGAATAGTCCATATTATTGGATCGTAGCTGCAGACGCTAGATCTAAGAGAGATGGCAAATATCTTGAAAAATTAGGAGCTTACAATCCTACTACTAACCCTGCAACTGTTGAATTAGATGTTGACAGTGCTGTAAAATGGCTTCAAAATGGAGCACAACCAACTGATACGGCTAAGGCAATCCTTAGTTATAAAGGTGCTTTACTAAAGAAACATTTAGCGGTTGGAGTTACTAAAGGCGCTTTAACAGAAGAGCAAGCTGAAGAAAAATTCAATGCTTGGTTAGACGAAAAAGAAGGCAAAATTGATTCTAAAAAAGATTCATTGGCCAAAAAACAAGCCGACGAAAAAGCTAAAATCCTTGAAGCTGAAAAAGCGATCAACGATGCAAGAACAGCGGTAGAAGTTGAAGAGGCTGCTGCAGAAACTGAAGCTGAGACAGCTACTGAAGAAGCGGTTGTTGAAGAAGCTGCTGCAGAGGAACCTAAGGCAGAAGAGACTACTGAAGCTAAAGAAGAGCCTAAAGCTGAAGTGAAAGAAGATAAAAAAGACGAAGAATAA